One stretch of Emys orbicularis isolate rEmyOrb1 chromosome 7, rEmyOrb1.hap1, whole genome shotgun sequence DNA includes these proteins:
- the PPP2R2D gene encoding serine/threonine-protein phosphatase 2A 55 kDa regulatory subunit B delta isoform isoform X2, with protein MLLISCCLQMVPILKPMDLMVEASPRRIFANAHTYHINSISVNSDHETYLSADDLRINLWHLEITDRSFNIVDIKPANMEELTEVITASEFHPHHCNVFVYSSSKGTIRLCDMRSSALCDRHSKFFEEPEDPSSRSFFSEIISSISDVKFSHSGRYMMTRDYLSVKVWDLNMENRPVETYQVHEYLRSKLCSLYENDCIFDKFECCWNGSDSAIMTGSYNNFFRMFDRNTRRDITLEASRESSKPRAILKPRKVCTGGKRKKDEISVDSLDFNKKILHTAWHPTENIIAVAATNNLYIFQDKIN; from the exons GTGCCAATATTGAAACCCATGGACCTAATGGTAGAAGCAAGTCCCCGAAGGATATTTGCAAATGCACACACGTATCACATAAACTCTATTTCAGTAAATAGTGATCATGAAACATACCTTTCTGCGGATGACCTAAGAATTAACCTATGGCATTTAGAAATCACAGATAGAAGTTTTA ACATTGTAGATATTAAGCCCGCTAACATGGAGGAACTAACAGAAGTGATTACTGCCTCAGAGTTTCACCCACATCATTGTAATGTGTTTGTCTACAGTAGTAGCAAAGGAACTATACGACTCTGTGATATGCGTTCTTCAGCCCTCTGTGATAGGCATTCAAAAT TTTTTGAAGAGCCTGAAGATCCTAGCAGCAGATCATTCTTTTCAGAAATTATTTCCTCGATATCTGATGTAAAATTCAGTCACAGTGGTCGATACATGATGACAAGAGACTACCTTTCAGTTAAAGTGTGGGATCTCAATATGGAAAACAGGCCTGTAGAGACATATCAG GTTCATGAATATCTTCGAAGCAAGCTTTGTTCTCTGTATGAAAATGACTGCATCTTTGACAAGTTTGAGTGCTGCTGGAATGGTTCTGATAG TGCTATCATGACTGGCTCCTACAACAATTTCTTTAGGATGTTTGACCGTAACACACGACGGGATATTACATTAGAAGCATCAAGAGAAAGTAGCAAACCTCGTGCCATCTTAAAGCCACGCAAAGTGTGTACAGGTGGTAAGAGAAAGAAAGATGAGATAAGTGTTGACAGTCTGGACTTCAACAAGAAGATCCTTCATACAGCATGGCACCCCACAGAGAACATCATTGCTGTAGCTGCCACCAATAACTTGTATATATTCCAGGACAAAATTAACTAA